The segment GATGGAGCCGGCGCGCTGTGCAGGAATCACACATGCGGCATCAGCCTTGAAGGTTTCAAGATCGGTTTCGATTTCCATCGTTGAAGGGTTGACCCTCTTAATGCCGCCATGGATTTCAGGGTTAAGCCATTCAACCATGCCCGAGTAATGCTTCTCCCAGCCGGCCGTGAAGAGTCCCTGCTTGGAAAACTTCTCTTTCGGATCAACAATGATGATCTTTGCTGTCGGATTCGATTTCGACAGCAAATGGGCAATCATTGAGATACGCTCATACGGGCCGGGCGGGCAACGGTATGGATTTGGCGGCGCGACCATCACGAAAGTTCCGCCCTTCTTCATGTTCATGACCAGATCACGGAGGACCTGAACCTGTGTTCCCGATTTCCACGCATGCGGCATGCGTGTCTGGGCTTCCACGGAATAGCCCGGGACACTGTCAAATTTCATGTCGATGCCGGGTGAAAGCACCAGTTTATCATAGGATATCTTCGCTCCGCTGGAGAGGTTCAGGGTCTTCCGGGAACCGTTGACGGAAGTGGCCCATTCATGGACGACATTGACACCATGATTGTTGGAAAGACTGTCATAGCCATGGCCAATCGAGTCATAGTTACGGAAACCGCCAAGATACAAATTGGAAAAGAAGCAGCTGTAATATCTCTTGCTGGCTTCAACGAGGGTGACATCAATGGCCCCCTTTGAATCCTTTGCAATGTAGCGTGCTGCGGTTGCTCCGCCGGCACCGCCGCCAACAACCACCACTTTGGGTGTTGCGCCGAAAGCCAGCGATGGCATGGCCAGTGCCCCGGCAGATGCAGTGATAATGCCAGTAAATTTTCTTCTGGAAATAGTCATGGTATCCCCCCGTTAATTGTTAAAATCTATCTATCTTGAGAATAATGATACACAGAGACGCTTTTTGCATACAAGTTTATTTTAATATACATGCGAAATTTAATATATTTTATTCGAGTGCGGGCAACGAGGCAAAATAGACGGCCAGCGAGGCAATTTGCTCATCAT is part of the Parvularculales bacterium genome and harbors:
- a CDS encoding FCSD flavin-binding domain-containing protein encodes the protein MTISRRKFTGIITASAGALAMPSLAFGATPKVVVVGGGAGGATAARYIAKDSKGAIDVTLVEASKRYYSCFFSNLYLGGFRNYDSIGHGYDSLSNNHGVNVVHEWATSVNGSRKTLNLSSGAKISYDKLVLSPGIDMKFDSVPGYSVEAQTRMPHAWKSGTQVQVLRDLVMNMKKGGTFVMVAPPNPYRCPPGPYERISMIAHLLSKSNPTAKIIIVDPKEKFSKQGLFTAGWEKHYSGMVEWLNPEIHGGIKRVNPSTMEIETDLETFKADAACVIPAQRAGSIAMAAGVNDGDWCPIVPATMASRADKNIHVLGDASVASAMPKSGFSANSQAKVAANAIRGALTDSRVFDARFANTCWSLIATNDGVKVGANYKAGKEKIEVVDKFISQNDESSQLREATYKESVGWYEGISADMFS